A stretch of the Gemmatirosa kalamazoonensis genome encodes the following:
- a CDS encoding TraR/DksA family transcriptional regulator — MAAPRRAKPEDDDPNAAARAERLAHYQKRLLEERRLLIRQLGRNAEQFGAGSSESDGDLTNYPFHMADQGTDTMQQETSFLLASQESRTLWRIDDALRRLYRSPETFDVCDNCGQTISFDRLDAIPQTRYCVACKAHAPTR, encoded by the coding sequence ATGGCGGCACCGCGCAGGGCGAAACCAGAGGACGACGACCCGAACGCGGCGGCGCGCGCGGAGCGGCTCGCGCACTACCAGAAGCGCCTGCTCGAGGAGCGGCGTCTCCTGATCCGTCAGCTCGGGCGCAACGCGGAGCAGTTCGGCGCGGGCTCCAGCGAGTCGGACGGCGATCTGACGAACTACCCGTTCCACATGGCGGACCAGGGCACCGACACCATGCAGCAGGAGACGAGCTTCCTGCTCGCGAGCCAGGAGTCGCGCACGCTCTGGCGGATCGACGACGCGCTGCGCCGCCTCTACCGATCGCCCGAGACGTTCGACGTCTGCGATAACTGCGGCCAGACCATCAGCTTCGACCGGCTCGACGCGATCCCGCAGACGCGCTACTGCGTGGCGTGCAAGGCCCACGCGCCGACACGATAG
- a CDS encoding NCS2 family permease → MPFLFLQPERRGSTVGTEVRGAVATFLTMAYVLVANPSILAAAGVPVVPAVAGTAAAAAIASILMGVVADFPLALASGMGLNAVIAFQIAPAVGSWQTAMGLVVLDGLVVLALVLFGLREAVMRAIPHDLRLAIGVGIGLFIAFIGAVNARLVVVPAGTIAVLGHTPTAVLPPVTYGSLHAPEAIVALVGTCLTAALVARRVTGAIVIGIVASTVLAFALGIASLPAGGLLASPRFDTFAQANLRGALAPGALALLLPIMLVDFFDTIGTATAIAEEAGLEDDEGRIPGLKRVLAIDALAASIGGLFGVSSVTAYIESAAGVAEGARTGLHSIVVGLLFALAMFAAPLAAVVPAAATAPALIIVGFLMCAQVTRIDFRTAATGIPAFVLLATIPFTYSISHGIGYGFITYTVVQLLGGRWRELHPLMLGASLLFAAYFVFG, encoded by the coding sequence GTGCCCTTCCTATTCCTTCAGCCCGAGCGCCGAGGCTCCACCGTCGGCACGGAGGTGCGCGGCGCCGTCGCGACGTTCCTCACGATGGCGTACGTGCTCGTCGCGAACCCGTCCATCCTCGCCGCGGCCGGGGTGCCGGTCGTCCCCGCGGTGGCGGGAACCGCGGCCGCGGCGGCGATCGCGTCGATCCTCATGGGCGTCGTGGCCGACTTCCCGCTCGCGCTCGCGTCGGGGATGGGGCTCAACGCCGTCATCGCGTTCCAGATCGCGCCCGCGGTGGGCTCGTGGCAGACGGCGATGGGGCTCGTCGTGCTCGACGGCCTGGTGGTGCTCGCGCTCGTGCTGTTCGGCCTGCGCGAGGCGGTGATGCGCGCGATCCCGCACGACCTGCGGCTCGCGATCGGCGTCGGCATCGGACTGTTCATCGCGTTCATCGGCGCCGTGAACGCGCGGCTCGTCGTCGTGCCGGCGGGGACGATCGCGGTGCTCGGCCACACACCGACCGCCGTGCTCCCGCCGGTGACCTACGGGTCGCTGCACGCGCCCGAAGCGATCGTCGCCCTCGTCGGGACGTGCCTCACGGCGGCACTCGTCGCGCGGCGCGTGACGGGCGCGATCGTGATCGGCATCGTGGCGAGCACGGTGCTCGCGTTCGCGCTCGGCATCGCGTCGCTGCCGGCGGGCGGACTGCTCGCGTCGCCGCGCTTCGACACGTTCGCGCAGGCGAATCTGCGCGGCGCCCTCGCGCCGGGCGCGCTCGCCCTGCTGCTGCCGATCATGCTCGTGGACTTCTTCGACACGATCGGCACCGCGACGGCGATCGCCGAGGAGGCGGGGCTCGAGGACGACGAGGGGCGCATCCCGGGGCTCAAGCGCGTGCTCGCGATCGACGCGCTCGCGGCGTCGATCGGCGGATTGTTCGGCGTGAGCTCGGTGACGGCGTACATCGAGTCGGCGGCAGGCGTGGCGGAGGGCGCGCGCACGGGACTGCACTCGATCGTCGTGGGGCTGCTGTTCGCGCTCGCGATGTTCGCCGCGCCGCTCGCCGCGGTGGTGCCCGCCGCCGCGACGGCACCGGCGCTCATCATCGTCGGCTTCCTGATGTGCGCGCAGGTGACGCGCATCGACTTCCGCACGGCGGCGACGGGCATCCCCGCGTTCGTGCTGCTGGCGACGATCCCGTTCACGTACTCGATCTCGCACGGGATCGGCTACGGGTTCATCACGTACACGGTGGTGCAGCTGCTCGGCGGCCGGTGGCGCGAGCTGCACCCGCTGATGCTCGGCGCGTCGCTGCTGTTCGCGGCGTACTTCGTGTTCGGCTGA